In the genome of Gordonia rubripertincta, one region contains:
- a CDS encoding acyltransferase family protein: protein MTSTDSARDSVAASNADSVAASNADSVAVSNADPVAASSTDSGSGASNPDAAGPAVTSRRFYPQLEGMRALAAIGVLITHVAFQTRAVEIAVLGPVLGRLDLAVALFFGLSGFLLWRPWVDAAHRGAGHPSIPRYLKHRVVRIWPAYVVVVVLVLLLLPEAQGADFDVWLANLTLTQVFVPLTLTAGLTQMWSLSVEIAFYALLPLIGLALVRLRGRWAGARIPVLLVLGAVSLGWAWVGTSLPVADGVETKNWVFGHLPWFVAGLILAEVAGVLDTAGAPRARWMNLAIRLSANRWLMLGVLVVAYGLACTRLAGPTGLGDVSNIEFVTKMVLGALCGYALLAPLVCNPGPFRFLTSRVMLALGRWSYGIFIWHVAVLAVVFPLFGIVPFNGSTLLVLVITLGLSVGIAAASYAFIEEPARNWLRNRDTRRRNRAAADSSPAPVAP, encoded by the coding sequence ATGACCAGCACCGACTCCGCCCGCGACTCTGTCGCCGCATCGAACGCCGATTCTGTCGCCGCATCGAACGCCGACTCTGTCGCCGTATCGAACGCCGACCCGGTCGCAGCTTCGAGCACCGATTCCGGCTCCGGGGCGTCGAATCCCGACGCCGCCGGTCCGGCGGTCACCTCGCGACGCTTCTATCCGCAGCTCGAGGGCATGCGTGCCCTGGCCGCGATCGGCGTTCTGATCACTCACGTGGCGTTCCAGACGCGGGCCGTCGAGATCGCGGTGCTCGGCCCGGTGCTCGGCCGCCTCGACCTCGCCGTCGCGCTGTTCTTCGGCCTCTCCGGGTTCCTGCTGTGGCGGCCATGGGTCGACGCCGCGCATCGAGGTGCCGGCCATCCGTCGATCCCGCGGTATCTCAAGCACCGAGTCGTGCGGATCTGGCCGGCGTACGTGGTGGTGGTCGTGCTGGTGCTGCTCCTCCTGCCGGAGGCGCAGGGGGCCGACTTCGACGTCTGGCTCGCCAACCTCACCCTGACCCAGGTCTTCGTGCCCCTGACCCTGACCGCGGGGCTCACCCAGATGTGGAGCCTGTCGGTCGAGATCGCCTTCTATGCGTTGCTCCCGCTGATCGGTCTCGCCCTGGTGCGGTTGCGGGGCCGATGGGCAGGTGCACGCATCCCGGTGCTCCTGGTGCTCGGCGCGGTCAGCCTCGGCTGGGCCTGGGTCGGCACCTCGCTGCCCGTTGCCGATGGTGTGGAGACCAAGAACTGGGTGTTCGGTCACCTGCCGTGGTTCGTCGCCGGCCTGATCCTCGCGGAGGTCGCGGGCGTGCTCGACACCGCAGGTGCACCACGCGCGCGGTGGATGAACCTGGCGATACGGCTCAGCGCGAACCGGTGGCTGATGCTCGGGGTCCTCGTCGTCGCCTACGGGCTGGCGTGCACCCGCCTCGCCGGCCCGACCGGACTCGGCGACGTCAGCAACATCGAGTTCGTCACCAAAATGGTCCTCGGTGCGCTGTGCGGTTATGCGCTTCTCGCGCCGCTCGTCTGCAACCCGGGGCCGTTCCGTTTTCTCACCTCACGCGTGATGCTCGCGCTGGGACGCTGGTCCTACGGCATCTTCATCTGGCACGTCGCGGTCCTCGCGGTCGTCTTCCCGCTGTTCGGCATCGTGCCGTTCAACGGGAGCACCCTCCTGGTCCTGGTCATCACGCTGGGACTCTCGGTCGGGATCGCTGCGGCGTCCTATGCGTTCATCGAGGAGCCGGCGCGGAACTGGTTGCGCAATCGCGACACACGACGCCGCAACCGGGCGGCTGCCGATTCGTCCCCGGCCCCCGTTGCTCCCTGA
- a CDS encoding DUF3068 domain-containing protein, with the protein MSSEPSPVPPPAVEQSAPHRWSTADLAGPTLIFIGSFLIAVTIALPTLLVGNFREIPLSTDFTTVATAQDATILDRCSLATPAARTLDADLVRQQRVVAVQPSDEHRVTLQAGTSVQAEKLRIDDRAVEPEDARPGSDADADSPDACNDVTINAVKDRVTLDRETAEPQLSARGASEIQYDSNEAPVLVPDRRGFTYLLPFDASLTDHEFFDVVTRTTVPLRYDGDTEVVGKDVARFRAEVPETDLARAAFGRPVGTDVVITRPASWFGIDGPRRDLTATLRHRSSWDLAVEPRTGTIVDAKITVDEFYAFPDGTPGVPADFRLPHLRATFAYDDTTQSQMSRLASDLATPITIWGRIVPIATGVLGAAALVVGALLINPAWLPARFRRSGGDITAGTDG; encoded by the coding sequence ATGTCTTCGGAGCCGTCCCCGGTGCCCCCACCCGCGGTGGAACAATCCGCGCCTCACCGCTGGTCGACCGCGGACCTCGCCGGACCGACGCTCATCTTCATCGGCAGCTTCCTGATCGCGGTGACCATCGCCCTGCCGACGCTGCTCGTCGGCAACTTCCGCGAGATCCCGCTCAGCACCGACTTCACCACGGTCGCCACCGCGCAGGACGCGACGATCCTCGACCGCTGCTCGCTCGCGACGCCTGCGGCACGAACCCTCGACGCCGACCTGGTCCGCCAGCAGCGGGTCGTCGCGGTGCAGCCGTCCGACGAACACCGCGTGACGCTGCAGGCCGGCACCTCGGTCCAAGCCGAGAAGCTGCGCATCGACGACCGAGCAGTCGAACCGGAGGACGCGCGACCGGGCAGTGACGCCGACGCCGACTCGCCGGACGCCTGCAACGATGTGACGATCAACGCGGTGAAGGACCGGGTGACGCTCGACCGGGAGACCGCCGAACCCCAGCTCTCGGCGCGCGGGGCGTCGGAGATCCAGTACGACAGCAACGAGGCGCCGGTACTGGTCCCCGACCGCCGCGGTTTCACCTACCTGCTGCCCTTCGACGCCAGCCTGACCGATCACGAGTTCTTCGACGTCGTCACCCGGACGACCGTGCCGCTGAGATACGACGGCGACACCGAGGTCGTCGGCAAGGACGTCGCCCGGTTCCGCGCCGAGGTGCCCGAGACCGACCTCGCCCGCGCCGCGTTCGGCAGGCCGGTCGGGACCGACGTCGTCATCACCCGACCGGCGTCGTGGTTCGGCATCGACGGACCACGACGCGACCTGACTGCCACGCTGCGACACCGCAGTTCATGGGACCTTGCCGTCGAACCGCGGACCGGCACGATCGTCGACGCGAAGATCACCGTCGACGAGTTCTACGCCTTCCCCGACGGCACTCCCGGTGTGCCCGCGGACTTCCGGCTGCCGCACCTGCGGGCGACCTTCGCCTACGACGACACCACGCAGTCCCAGATGTCGCGCCTGGCTTCGGATCTCGCGACGCCGATCACGATCTGGGGCCGCATCGTGCCGATCGCGACCGGTGTCCTCGGCGCCGCCGCGCTGGTTGTCGGAGCACTCCTGATCAACCCGGCGTGGCTGCCCGCGAGGTTCCGGCGTTCCGGCGGCGATATCACCGCCGGAACCGACGGATAG
- a CDS encoding SRPBCC family protein, whose amino-acid sequence MSDNGVTKVTVQRVIEAPVDAVFDVLSNPERHQALDGSGFIRGVDHADRIQNVGEVFTMNMEGDHMGGEYKTDNHVTGYAKDKLLAWKTTPAGTEPPGWEWLWELESQGPGETLVRHTYDWSKVTDKKLLEKVKFPLVTESQLEDTLGRLAAEAAS is encoded by the coding sequence ATGAGCGACAACGGAGTCACCAAGGTCACTGTCCAACGAGTCATCGAGGCGCCCGTCGACGCGGTGTTCGACGTCCTCTCCAATCCCGAGAGGCATCAGGCCCTCGACGGTTCGGGGTTCATCCGCGGCGTCGACCACGCCGACCGCATCCAGAACGTCGGCGAAGTGTTCACGATGAACATGGAGGGCGACCACATGGGCGGCGAGTACAAGACCGACAACCACGTCACCGGGTACGCCAAGGACAAGCTGCTGGCGTGGAAGACGACTCCCGCCGGCACCGAGCCTCCCGGGTGGGAGTGGTTGTGGGAGCTGGAATCCCAGGGCCCCGGCGAGACGCTGGTCCGCCACACCTACGACTGGTCGAAGGTCACCGACAAGAAGCTCCTCGAGAAGGTCAAGTTCCCGCTCGTGACCGAGTCCCAGCTCGAGGACACCCTCGGCCGTCTCGCGGCCGAGGCTGCTTCCTGA
- a CDS encoding polysaccharide biosynthesis protein: MQQTRPTRRQGASSGTVGAVGSVAVGSMVANICMYVVHLAASARYLDVSEYGEFAVLLSAMLVLGVPALALQNVVAREVVLGRDERRLRRVGIQTTLYVVVLVAVATPLVALLMRTGVATTLAALGAAPLLALVAAGQGILQGRGEFRTLSWVLAAVGILRSVPIVGAFVLGAGPAGGLRAGTIGAAVSAVVVWAVVGKVGERVSDAGTVGVLSVVRASQVQLVLIVASSVDLLLSPRVLDAESVGVYALGAIATKVAFWLPQAIGVVFYPRLADPARSRVSLRQAVAVVAGVGVVLTLGAGLAGPLVPIVFGDGYDELVPLLWLFAYIGAALSVLQVVLLSAIARDRTRVSFVTWIVVGLEVVVILTVAGSVVGVAATAAVAVTIAAVVTWALTR; encoded by the coding sequence ATGCAGCAGACCCGTCCGACCCGGCGACAAGGGGCCTCGTCGGGAACCGTCGGCGCCGTCGGGTCGGTCGCCGTCGGATCGATGGTCGCCAACATCTGCATGTACGTGGTGCATCTCGCGGCGAGCGCGCGGTACTTGGACGTCAGCGAGTACGGCGAGTTCGCGGTCCTGCTGTCGGCGATGCTCGTGCTGGGTGTGCCCGCACTGGCGCTGCAGAACGTCGTCGCCCGCGAGGTCGTCCTGGGGCGCGACGAGCGGCGCCTCCGCCGGGTGGGCATCCAGACGACGCTGTACGTGGTGGTCCTGGTCGCCGTCGCGACGCCGCTGGTCGCGCTGCTGATGCGCACGGGCGTGGCGACGACGCTGGCCGCCCTCGGCGCGGCACCGTTACTGGCCCTGGTCGCCGCAGGTCAGGGCATCCTGCAGGGGCGCGGCGAGTTCCGGACGCTGTCGTGGGTGCTGGCCGCGGTCGGGATCCTGCGCTCGGTGCCGATCGTCGGCGCCTTCGTGCTGGGCGCCGGTCCTGCGGGTGGGTTGCGGGCCGGGACCATCGGCGCCGCGGTGTCGGCGGTCGTGGTCTGGGCGGTCGTCGGGAAGGTCGGGGAGCGGGTGTCGGACGCGGGCACGGTCGGGGTTCTCAGCGTCGTCCGCGCGTCGCAGGTGCAGCTGGTGCTGATCGTGGCGTCGTCGGTGGATCTCCTGCTGTCGCCCCGGGTTCTCGACGCCGAGTCGGTCGGGGTGTACGCGCTCGGCGCGATCGCCACCAAGGTCGCGTTCTGGCTGCCCCAGGCCATCGGCGTCGTCTTCTACCCACGCCTCGCCGACCCCGCCAGGTCTCGGGTCTCGCTGCGGCAGGCGGTGGCGGTGGTCGCCGGCGTCGGCGTGGTCCTGACCCTGGGCGCCGGGCTCGCGGGCCCATTGGTGCCGATCGTCTTCGGCGACGGTTACGACGAACTCGTCCCGCTCCTGTGGCTCTTCGCCTACATCGGCGCGGCCCTGTCCGTGCTCCAGGTGGTGCTGCTGTCGGCCATCGCCCGCGATCGCACCCGGGTGTCCTTCGTGACCTGGATCGTCGTGGGGCTCGAGGTGGTGGTCATCCTCACCGTCGCCGGTTCGGTGGTCGGGGTGGCGGCCACCGCGGCCGTCGCGGTGACGATCGCGGCCGTCGTCACGTGGGCGCTCACCCGCTGA
- a CDS encoding HpcH/HpaI aldolase/citrate lyase family protein has product MYDDNTTYDTESTDVGSRIDPVLARSWLLVNGAHYAKFEPAARSRADIVVLDIEDAVAPKDKVEARNNVVRWIGPKDGSGPGAGEWVRINGFGTPWWADDLEALAQTAIGGVMLAMVESVDHVTETAKRLPGLPIVALVETARGLERISEIASAKGTFRLAFGIGDFRRDTGFGDSPQTLAYARSRFTIAAKAAHLPSAIDGPTVGSSALKLSEATAVSAEFGMTGKICLTPAQCAPVNEGLSPSQDEITWAREFFAEFERDGGEIRNGSDLPRIARATKILDLARAYGITESEFDDDPVHAPAPSDTHHF; this is encoded by the coding sequence ATGTACGACGACAACACGACCTACGACACCGAATCGACCGATGTCGGTTCGCGTATCGATCCGGTGCTGGCCCGAAGCTGGCTCCTGGTCAACGGCGCCCACTACGCGAAGTTCGAGCCGGCGGCTCGCTCGCGCGCCGACATCGTCGTGCTCGACATCGAAGACGCCGTGGCTCCCAAGGACAAGGTCGAGGCGCGGAACAACGTCGTGCGCTGGATCGGCCCCAAGGACGGTTCCGGTCCCGGCGCCGGTGAATGGGTCCGCATCAACGGCTTCGGTACCCCGTGGTGGGCCGATGATCTCGAGGCGCTCGCCCAGACCGCGATCGGCGGCGTGATGCTGGCGATGGTCGAGTCCGTCGACCACGTCACCGAGACCGCCAAGCGCCTACCGGGCCTCCCGATCGTCGCTCTCGTCGAGACCGCCCGCGGACTCGAGCGGATCAGCGAGATCGCCTCCGCCAAGGGCACCTTCCGCCTCGCCTTCGGTATAGGTGACTTCCGCCGGGACACCGGCTTCGGCGACAGCCCGCAGACCCTCGCCTACGCCCGGTCGCGATTCACCATCGCCGCCAAGGCCGCTCACCTTCCCAGTGCCATCGACGGCCCGACCGTCGGTTCGAGCGCCCTCAAACTGAGCGAAGCCACGGCGGTGAGTGCGGAGTTCGGCATGACCGGCAAGATCTGCCTGACGCCCGCGCAGTGCGCCCCGGTCAACGAGGGCCTGTCGCCGTCCCAGGACGAGATCACCTGGGCGCGGGAGTTCTTCGCGGAGTTCGAGCGCGACGGCGGGGAGATCCGCAACGGTTCGGACCTCCCCCGCATCGCACGCGCCACCAAGATCCTGGACCTCGCGCGCGCCTACGGCATCACCGAGTCGGAGTTCGACGACGACCCGGTGCACGCACCCGCGCCGTCGGACACCCACCACTTCTGA
- a CDS encoding glycosyltransferase family 4 protein, whose translation MRVPSDVLLLCWRDTRHPQGGGSETYLERVGAELARRGARVTFLTSAYPGAAEEEYRDGMRFVRAGGRISVYPRMLATILAGRLGFGPLRDCRPEVVVDTQNGVPFFATAVASAPTVVLVHHCHREQWPVAGRLLGHVGWFIESRLSPRVHRRNRYVTVSTPSKTELVALGVDADRISVVRNGIDPVPTGAVLAVRPSDDAGEPVRLCVLSRLVPHKQVEDALTVLAQLRRSGIDVELDVIGGGWWSDELRSAATELEVADAVTFHGHVGEERKHELLSQARVHLMPSRKEGWGLAVVEAAQHGVPTIGYRSSVGLTDSIDDGNTGLLVDGVDELVSATRKLIDNPDEAQRLGDDARVRAGRYSWAATCDGFIETFDVVLAR comes from the coding sequence ATGCGCGTACCTTCCGACGTCCTGCTGCTGTGCTGGCGGGATACCCGCCACCCTCAGGGCGGTGGCAGTGAGACTTATCTGGAACGCGTCGGCGCCGAACTGGCCCGACGCGGCGCCCGCGTCACCTTCCTGACCTCGGCGTATCCGGGCGCCGCCGAGGAGGAGTACCGCGACGGCATGCGGTTCGTGCGCGCCGGCGGGCGGATCAGCGTCTACCCGCGCATGCTGGCGACGATCCTGGCCGGTCGCCTCGGCTTCGGACCGCTCCGGGACTGTCGGCCGGAGGTCGTCGTCGACACCCAGAACGGGGTGCCGTTCTTCGCGACCGCCGTCGCCTCGGCGCCGACCGTGGTGCTGGTCCACCATTGCCACCGCGAACAATGGCCGGTCGCCGGCCGGTTGCTCGGGCACGTCGGCTGGTTCATCGAGTCACGACTCTCGCCGAGGGTCCATCGCCGGAACCGCTATGTCACGGTGTCCACGCCGTCGAAGACCGAGCTCGTCGCGCTCGGCGTCGACGCGGATCGGATCTCCGTCGTGCGCAACGGCATCGACCCCGTCCCCACCGGTGCAGTGCTCGCCGTGCGGCCGTCTGACGACGCCGGCGAGCCGGTGCGTCTGTGTGTCCTGTCGCGCCTGGTGCCGCACAAGCAGGTCGAGGACGCGCTGACGGTCCTGGCTCAGCTGCGACGTTCCGGAATCGACGTCGAGCTCGATGTCATCGGTGGCGGCTGGTGGTCCGACGAACTGCGCTCGGCGGCCACCGAACTCGAAGTCGCCGACGCGGTCACCTTCCACGGCCACGTCGGTGAGGAACGGAAGCACGAGCTGCTCTCGCAGGCCAGGGTCCACCTCATGCCCTCGCGCAAAGAGGGGTGGGGTCTGGCGGTCGTCGAAGCCGCGCAGCACGGGGTCCCGACCATCGGCTACCGCAGCTCGGTCGGTCTCACCGACTCCATCGACGACGGCAACACCGGTCTGCTCGTCGACGGGGTCGACGAACTGGTCAGCGCCACACGGAAACTCATCGACAACCCGGACGAGGCCCAGCGACTCGGGGACGACGCGCGGGTACGCGCGGGGCGCTACTCCTGGGCGGCCACCTGCGACGGGTTCATCGAGACGTTCGACGTCGTTCTCGCGCGCTGA
- a CDS encoding class I SAM-dependent methyltransferase: MTTTTSGRDRMARLATLRRAAGLLNDFRYEQSDPARFYGALATDTADMVQAFVPDLDGGVILDVGGGPGYFADAFRARGAHYMSVEPDPTEMHAGGLEHRGSVRGSGQNLPFADDCIDVTLSSNVVEHTSTPWEMADDMLRVTRPGGVVIISYTLWWGPFGGHEMGLTHYLGGHRAARLYTRRHGHPPKNLFGTSLFAVHATDGLRWAGSATDRAELLAAFPRYIPRWMWWVMRVPGLREVLGTNLVLVLRKR, encoded by the coding sequence ATGACGACCACGACTTCCGGCCGCGACCGTATGGCCCGGCTGGCCACCCTGCGGCGCGCGGCCGGGCTGCTGAACGACTTCCGGTACGAGCAGTCCGATCCTGCCCGCTTCTACGGCGCCCTGGCGACCGACACCGCCGACATGGTGCAGGCGTTCGTCCCCGACCTCGACGGCGGCGTCATCCTCGACGTCGGCGGTGGTCCCGGCTACTTCGCCGACGCCTTCCGCGCCCGGGGCGCGCACTACATGTCGGTCGAGCCGGACCCGACGGAGATGCATGCCGGTGGTCTCGAGCATCGCGGGTCGGTCCGCGGGTCGGGCCAGAATCTGCCCTTCGCCGACGACTGCATCGACGTGACGTTGTCGTCGAACGTCGTCGAGCACACGTCGACCCCGTGGGAGATGGCGGACGACATGCTGCGCGTGACCCGTCCGGGCGGCGTCGTCATCATCAGCTACACGCTGTGGTGGGGTCCCTTCGGCGGCCACGAGATGGGTCTGACCCACTACCTAGGGGGGCACCGCGCGGCGCGTCTCTACACCCGTCGCCACGGCCATCCGCCCAAGAACCTCTTCGGGACCTCGCTGTTCGCCGTCCACGCCACCGACGGCCTGCGCTGGGCGGGATCGGCGACCGATCGGGCCGAGCTCCTGGCCGCCTTCCCCCGCTACATCCCGCGTTGGATGTGGTGGGTCATGCGCGTCCCCGGCTTACGCGAGGTGCTGGGCACCAACCTCGTGCTGGTGCTGCGCAAGAGGTAG
- a CDS encoding ABC transporter permease — protein sequence MRRVSLRNLRAHKLRLFLTLFSIVLGTSFVVGSIVFTNSVSKAFTDIFDNAAQGVAVEVTPADRQSPGVPLWVVDQLREQRTALGIDKLVVNNSGLVTVADSDGKAIQTGGAPSVGTTYIPENEALDPDESRVLPGGRGPANAGEIALNSSAAEEAGLTVGSKTKVVIGQGNSTPLDVTVVGLIDLPASTGGYVNAQFDAATASNLFTDGRHVGLVDMSAVDGMSPKQLQERVRTFLGADADLYEVRTGDQVREDQKEQVNEFLQIFQYILLAFAAIGLVVGTFIIYNTFSMIVAQRNREFALLRAVGASQRQVSRSVLFEAFVVGVLGGALGLGIGIGLAAVLKAVISATSGLPEGELTIGVGAVLAGILVGVVVTMISAWVPAARAARVPPVEAMRASAAEGSASLRNRTIIGVVIGLASIVAIVIGATDEGSGPALTVGAGAAGAVLAAVLVGPAASRPFVGVLGRAIGAPFGTIGRLARTNAVRNPRRSAATAFALTLGLMLVAIIGTLGQSFKGTVDDAVDSGITADYILSGTNQGPLPPTVGPSVEKVPGVGEVVSFGVVQAKVDDQPVQGFSALGGPLNDVTVMDMEDGASSALPADGMLISHRTAMTKGWERGQVLNFTSPTGEQVQVPIAGIYADNEALQPWVVGPAVYERLVPPPARFDVTVFVKAEAGADLETLRTGLEDATAGFLTVQVKDRDQFKGQISAQIDQMLATLYAMLGLALLIAVLGIINTLALSVVERKREIGMLRAIGMVRGQVRRSIYLESVLISIFGAVVGVILGTLIGVALVRTLAAWGLGAPVIPWSLIVITLVASAVVGVLAALWPAVRAARTGPLEAIADL from the coding sequence ATGCGCCGGGTTTCGCTGCGAAACCTGCGGGCGCACAAGCTACGTCTGTTCCTCACCCTCTTCTCGATCGTCCTCGGCACGTCCTTCGTCGTCGGTTCGATCGTGTTCACCAATTCCGTCTCGAAGGCCTTCACCGACATCTTCGACAATGCCGCGCAGGGCGTGGCGGTCGAGGTGACGCCCGCTGATCGGCAGTCGCCGGGCGTTCCGCTCTGGGTGGTCGACCAGCTGCGTGAGCAGCGCACCGCACTCGGCATCGACAAGCTCGTCGTCAACAACAGCGGGTTGGTCACCGTCGCCGACTCCGACGGCAAGGCCATCCAGACGGGTGGCGCGCCGAGCGTCGGCACCACCTACATCCCGGAGAACGAGGCGCTCGATCCCGACGAGTCCCGGGTTCTGCCAGGTGGTCGCGGGCCGGCCAACGCCGGTGAGATCGCCCTGAACTCCTCGGCGGCCGAGGAGGCCGGGCTGACGGTCGGGTCGAAGACCAAGGTCGTCATCGGCCAGGGCAATTCCACCCCGCTCGACGTCACCGTTGTCGGACTGATCGACCTGCCCGCCTCGACCGGCGGGTACGTCAACGCACAGTTCGACGCGGCGACCGCGTCGAACCTCTTCACCGACGGGCGCCACGTCGGGCTCGTCGACATGTCGGCCGTTGACGGGATGTCCCCGAAGCAATTGCAGGAGCGGGTGCGCACTTTCCTCGGCGCCGACGCCGATCTGTACGAGGTGCGGACCGGCGATCAGGTTCGGGAGGACCAGAAGGAACAGGTCAACGAGTTCCTGCAGATCTTCCAGTACATCCTGCTCGCGTTCGCGGCGATCGGTCTGGTCGTCGGCACGTTCATCATCTACAACACCTTCTCGATGATCGTCGCGCAGCGTAACCGCGAGTTCGCGCTGCTGCGGGCGGTCGGGGCGAGCCAGCGACAGGTATCCCGATCGGTGCTGTTCGAGGCGTTCGTCGTCGGTGTGCTCGGCGGTGCGTTGGGTCTGGGCATCGGTATCGGCCTCGCTGCCGTGCTCAAGGCCGTCATCAGTGCGACGTCGGGACTGCCCGAGGGCGAGCTGACGATCGGGGTGGGTGCGGTGCTCGCGGGCATCCTGGTCGGCGTCGTCGTCACGATGATCAGTGCCTGGGTGCCCGCCGCCCGTGCTGCACGGGTGCCGCCGGTCGAGGCGATGCGCGCGTCGGCGGCCGAGGGATCGGCATCCCTGCGCAATCGCACCATCATCGGCGTGGTCATCGGCCTGGCCTCGATCGTCGCGATCGTGATCGGCGCGACGGACGAGGGCTCCGGGCCGGCACTGACGGTCGGTGCGGGCGCGGCCGGTGCGGTGCTGGCCGCGGTGCTGGTGGGTCCGGCGGCTTCACGTCCGTTCGTGGGGGTGCTCGGCCGCGCGATCGGTGCGCCGTTCGGCACGATCGGACGCCTCGCGCGCACGAATGCTGTTCGTAATCCCCGACGTTCGGCTGCGACGGCATTCGCACTGACGCTCGGACTGATGCTGGTGGCGATCATCGGCACGCTCGGCCAGTCGTTCAAGGGCACGGTCGACGATGCCGTCGACTCCGGTATCACCGCCGACTACATCCTCTCGGGCACCAACCAGGGGCCGCTGCCGCCCACCGTGGGTCCCTCGGTGGAGAAGGTGCCGGGCGTCGGTGAGGTGGTCTCGTTCGGTGTCGTCCAGGCGAAGGTCGACGACCAGCCGGTGCAGGGATTCTCCGCGCTCGGTGGACCGCTGAACGACGTCACGGTGATGGACATGGAGGACGGCGCGTCGTCGGCGCTGCCGGCCGACGGGATGCTGATCAGTCACCGCACCGCCATGACGAAGGGTTGGGAGCGTGGTCAGGTCCTGAATTTCACCTCACCCACCGGTGAGCAGGTCCAGGTCCCGATCGCCGGCATCTATGCCGACAACGAGGCCCTCCAGCCGTGGGTCGTCGGCCCGGCGGTCTACGAGCGCCTGGTCCCGCCCCCGGCGCGTTTCGACGTCACGGTCTTCGTGAAGGCCGAGGCCGGCGCCGACCTGGAGACCCTGCGGACCGGGCTCGAGGACGCGACCGCCGGGTTCCTGACCGTCCAGGTCAAGGACCGCGACCAGTTCAAGGGTCAGATCTCCGCGCAGATCGACCAGATGCTGGCCACGCTCTACGCGATGCTCGGCCTGGCGCTGCTGATCGCGGTGCTCGGCATCATCAACACCTTGGCGTTGTCGGTGGTGGAGCGTAAGCGCGAGATCGGTATGTTGCGTGCGATCGGCATGGTCCGGGGTCAGGTGCGTCGGTCGATCTACCTGGAATCCGTGCTGATCTCGATCTTCGGCGCCGTGGTCGGCGTGATCCTCGGAACGCTGATCGGTGTGGCCCTGGTGCGCACGCTCGCGGCGTGGGGGCTGGGCGCGCCGGTGATTCCGTGGTCGCTGATCGTGATCACGCTGGTCGCCTCGGCGGTGGTCGGCGTGCTCGCGGCGCTGTGGCCGGCGGTCCGTGCCGCCCGGACGGGGCCTCTCGAGGCGATCGCCGACCTCTGA
- a CDS encoding ABC transporter ATP-binding protein, whose product MTTTDAAARDAGAPKHGVAAGAENLSKRYGTGDTAVEALKSVSIQFREGEFTAIMGPSGSGKSTLMHCLAGLDVASDGRVHIGDTDLTELSDKAMTMLRRDRIGFVFQAFNLVPTLTAKENITLPVDIAGRTVDTEWFDAVTERLGITDRLGHLPSELSGGQQQRVACARALIGKPAIIFGDEPTGNLDSRSSGEVLSILRAATDEFGQTVVIVTHDPRAASYADRVVFLADGQIVQELARPSADDVFEVMKNLDGVHHTDASSQSAPAETSKAL is encoded by the coding sequence ATGACGACGACTGATGCGGCCGCCCGCGATGCCGGAGCGCCGAAACACGGAGTGGCTGCGGGTGCGGAGAACCTGTCCAAGCGGTACGGCACGGGCGACACCGCCGTCGAGGCATTGAAGAGCGTTTCGATCCAGTTCCGCGAGGGCGAGTTCACCGCCATCATGGGTCCGTCGGGGTCGGGCAAGTCGACGCTGATGCACTGCCTCGCCGGCCTGGACGTCGCGAGCGACGGCCGCGTCCACATCGGCGACACCGATCTCACCGAATTGTCCGACAAGGCGATGACGATGCTCCGCCGCGACCGCATCGGGTTCGTCTTCCAGGCGTTCAACCTGGTGCCGACGCTCACCGCGAAGGAGAACATCACCCTTCCGGTCGACATCGCCGGCCGTACCGTCGACACCGAGTGGTTCGACGCCGTCACCGAACGCCTCGGCATCACCGATCGCCTGGGGCACCTGCCGAGCGAGCTCTCCGGCGGTCAGCAGCAGCGAGTGGCGTGTGCCCGCGCTCTGATCGGCAAGCCGGCCATCATCTTCGGCGACGAGCCCACCGGCAACCTCGACTCGCGGTCCTCGGGTGAGGTCCTGTCGATCCTGCGTGCCGCCACCGACGAGTTCGGCCAGACCGTCGTGATCGTGACCCACGATCCGCGCGCGGCGTCGTACGCCGACCGTGTGGTGTTCCTGGCCGACGGCCAGATCGTGCAGGAACTCGCCCGCCCGAGTGCCGACGACGTCTTCGAGGTGATGAAGAACCTCGATGGGGTCCACCACACCGACGCCTCGTCCCAGTCGGCTCCCGCCGAGACCTCCAAAGCCCTCTGA